From the genome of bacterium:
AAATTATGGAAGGGGCAATCCACGCCCATGCGGCTCTGGGTTCGCGGGACCGAAGAACCGGTTGAGCTTAGAATCACGAACCACACACCTTCCATTATTCAATTAGAAGGTGGTGACAAGCAGCTCATCATGACCTCTGGCGGAGCGGACAACAAGATTGTTCGGAGCGTGAAAGGTATCCACCGTGGGAACTTCGAGGTCACTTACGAGCTTGCCGCCGAACCCTGTCCTTGTGCCGAGTAGTTAATACGGCTATTCGAGTCTTTTTTCGTACTATTCGTTACCGGAATTCCACCATTCATAACAATTCCATGTTCAAGGGCTTAAGATGCAGTAGTATAAGTAGTAATAATGAGAGACCGGTGAAACAAAACCAATATCCACGAAGGCGTTTTATCCGTGATGCCTCCTTGTCTGCGGCGCTCACATGGATTTCGCCAAATTTGTTGTTCGGAGCGGTCGATGCGGATGTGATGGATGACGCTTTGGAGAGGATGGCGAAATTGGCCCCGCTTACGAATCATGGACCGATGGCAGCGGAAGCGCTGGTAGCGCTTGGTTGCAAGGATCGCGTGATTGCGTTCGTGGAAGCTTACAAGAAACGGTTTGTTTCAGCGTATCCCGCTTCAACCCAGCCGATCTCGCAAAAAAACTGGCAGGAAGCATTGGGCGATGCAGTTCGTGTCGCTGATTGGGCGAATCTGTTTCACCGGGAACTGCAGGAAAAAGACTGGAAAGAGGTGCTGAACCACTGGTGCGATGCGCTTGCGCCCGGATTGGCCGCGGCTGCAGGACACGGGTTGATTCGAACGGCTCACGCGGTGCGAAGTCTATCGCGCAGGCGAACGGATCCTCGCCTCCGCGAACTTGCACAGGGTCTTGCTTACTGGGCCGCGTATTATCAAACGTTACCGGAATTGGAAAAGCCGAACCAACGAATTGCGGCGACTCCAAAACTTAAACCAGCGCAGGCGTTTTATCGAATCCCCTTACTGCCAATGGAAAGACGCGCTAACGGAGGCTCTATCATGATCGGTTTGCGAAGTCTCCATGATTTCGCTCCTTTTTCCGGCGTTGCAGATCTCATCGATCCATCCGCGAATTCGCAGCAAATCCTTTCGGAGGCGACAGAAACATTTGCAAACGCTTATGTGAAGAACGTTACGCGCCAGAATTTCATTACACTCATTCACACGGTCACGGCCACAACAGCCTTGCGATCGCTGCTTCCGTTCGTCTCGCAGGAAACAACAAGGAAACTGATTCGCTACGGCTGGCAGCTGGCTGCCGGCCTGTATAGCATAGCAGGCGCAGGTTCCGTCAGGACTCTGGAAGAAGAAGAAATCAAACGGGACAACTTGATCGATCGAGCTGTGAATCTGCAAG
Proteins encoded in this window:
- a CDS encoding questin oxidase family protein gives rise to the protein MKQNQYPRRRFIRDASLSAALTWISPNLLFGAVDADVMDDALERMAKLAPLTNHGPMAAEALVALGCKDRVIAFVEAYKKRFVSAYPASTQPISQKNWQEALGDAVRVADWANLFHRELQEKDWKEVLNHWCDALAPGLAAAAGHGLIRTAHAVRSLSRRRTDPRLRELAQGLAYWAAYYQTLPELEKPNQRIAATPKLKPAQAFYRIPLLPMERRANGGSIMIGLRSLHDFAPFSGVADLIDPSANSQQILSEATETFANAYVKNVTRQNFITLIHTVTATTALRSLLPFVSQETTRKLIRYGWQLAAGLYSIAGAGSVRTLEEEEIKRDNLIDRAVNLQEEHAIKFTEACLREYALNPKSVYLNAAADAVSRL